The following coding sequences are from one Pseudopipra pipra isolate bDixPip1 chromosome 16, bDixPip1.hap1, whole genome shotgun sequence window:
- the AMZ1 gene encoding archaemetzincin-1 isoform X2 produces the protein MLQCKHAQEFSFGPRALKDALISTNPALQELYAKAFSRAEKLFLSEAYNPQRTLFCTLLIRTAFDWILSHPDAPEDFETFYHAMLRRKQNFYRKHIYLQPIDLIEGPAGLSLLDSLQSCVESFFLGLRVKCLPSIPVSSIHCCFRHSRDSDRVQLHADGILNFLKNNKPMDALCVLGLTLLDLYPCETWSFTFSKFLPGQEVGVCSFARFSGDFPQAGCSSLNPPTQKEELCEVLKESRDRTLQFSAQEMVQCCKVTCHEICHLMGLGTCRWLQCIMQGALSLDEALLRPLEPCPICLRKLQHVVGFKLIERYRLLIPA, from the exons ATGCTGCAGTGCAAGCACGCCCAGGAGTTCAGCTTTGGGCCCCGCGCGCTGAAGGACGCGCTGATCTCCACCAACCCCGCCCTGCAGGAGCTCTATGCCAAGGCCTTCTCCAGGGCAGAGAAGCTGTTCCTCTCCGAGGCCTACAACCCCCAGAGGACGCTGTTCTGCACGCTGCTCATCCGCACGGCCTTCGACTGGATCCTCAGCCACCCCGATGCCCCCGAGGACTTCGAGACGTTCTACCACGCCAtgctgaggaggaagcagaacTTCTACCGAAAGCACATCTACCTGCAGCCTATAG ACTTAATCGAAGGGCCTGCTGGGCTCTCACTGCTGGATTCCCTCCAGAGCTGTGTCGAGTCCTTCTTCCTGGGTCTCCGTGTGAAGTGCCTTCCCTCCATCCCCGTCTCTTCCATTCACTGCTGCTTCCGCCACAGCCGGGACTCCGACAGGGTGCAGCTCCACGcag ATGGGATCCTGAATTTCCTGAAGAACAACAAGCCCATGGATGCCCTGTGTGTCCTTGGACTTACTCTGCTGGATCTTTATCCATGTGAGACCTGGAGCTTCACATTCAGCAAATTTCTGCCAGGACAAG AAGTGGGAGTCTGCAGCTTTGCCAGGTTTTCTGGGGATTTTCCCCAGGCTGGTTGTAGCAGCTTGAACCCACCCACACAGAAGGAAGAGTTGTGTGAAGTCCTCAAGGAGAGCAGAGACAGGACGCTGCAGTTCAGTGCCCAGGAGATGGTCCAGTGCTGTAAG GTGACCTGTCATGAGATCTGCCACCTGATGGGGCTGGGGACGTGCCGCTGGCTGCAGTGCATCATGCAGGGAGCGCTGAGCCTGGACGAGGCCCTGCTGCGGCCCCTGGAGCCGTGTCCCATCTGCCTGCGCAAGCTGCAGCACGTCGTGGGCTTCAAACTCATCGAGCGCTACAGG ctGCTTATTCCAGCATGA
- the AMZ1 gene encoding archaemetzincin-1 isoform X1, whose protein sequence is MLQCKHAQEFSFGPRALKDALISTNPALQELYAKAFSRAEKLFLSEAYNPQRTLFCTLLIRTAFDWILSHPDAPEDFETFYHAMLRRKQNFYRKHIYLQPIDLIEGPAGLSLLDSLQSCVESFFLGLRVKCLPSIPVSSIHCCFRHSRDSDRVQLHADGILNFLKNNKPMDALCVLGLTLLDLYPCETWSFTFSKFLPGQEVGVCSFARFSGDFPQAGCSSLNPPTQKEELCEVLKESRDRTLQFSAQEMVQCCKVTCHEICHLMGLGTCRWLQCIMQGALSLDEALLRPLEPCPICLRKLQHVVGFKLIERYRKLYTWTQTVLSTWPRKESSDLSASEDILPFSSDSGMCCENDSEAVTSLSEPLTPDTCSQGLSIGQELEQDEQPCSLAEAQSQPQLAGPAKSADSIKDYELWLEMCIAALERNVSEEEVAQVDKAVDALAKWEMFTGQLPAMRKDLPFARDNTGLRKVLGDKFSSLRRKLSSRKLSKGESSPHRWRWEDN, encoded by the exons ATGCTGCAGTGCAAGCACGCCCAGGAGTTCAGCTTTGGGCCCCGCGCGCTGAAGGACGCGCTGATCTCCACCAACCCCGCCCTGCAGGAGCTCTATGCCAAGGCCTTCTCCAGGGCAGAGAAGCTGTTCCTCTCCGAGGCCTACAACCCCCAGAGGACGCTGTTCTGCACGCTGCTCATCCGCACGGCCTTCGACTGGATCCTCAGCCACCCCGATGCCCCCGAGGACTTCGAGACGTTCTACCACGCCAtgctgaggaggaagcagaacTTCTACCGAAAGCACATCTACCTGCAGCCTATAG ACTTAATCGAAGGGCCTGCTGGGCTCTCACTGCTGGATTCCCTCCAGAGCTGTGTCGAGTCCTTCTTCCTGGGTCTCCGTGTGAAGTGCCTTCCCTCCATCCCCGTCTCTTCCATTCACTGCTGCTTCCGCCACAGCCGGGACTCCGACAGGGTGCAGCTCCACGcag ATGGGATCCTGAATTTCCTGAAGAACAACAAGCCCATGGATGCCCTGTGTGTCCTTGGACTTACTCTGCTGGATCTTTATCCATGTGAGACCTGGAGCTTCACATTCAGCAAATTTCTGCCAGGACAAG AAGTGGGAGTCTGCAGCTTTGCCAGGTTTTCTGGGGATTTTCCCCAGGCTGGTTGTAGCAGCTTGAACCCACCCACACAGAAGGAAGAGTTGTGTGAAGTCCTCAAGGAGAGCAGAGACAGGACGCTGCAGTTCAGTGCCCAGGAGATGGTCCAGTGCTGTAAG GTGACCTGTCATGAGATCTGCCACCTGATGGGGCTGGGGACGTGCCGCTGGCTGCAGTGCATCATGCAGGGAGCGCTGAGCCTGGACGAGGCCCTGCTGCGGCCCCTGGAGCCGTGTCCCATCTGCCTGCGCAAGCTGCAGCACGTCGTGGGCTTCAAACTCATCGAGCGCTACAGG AAGCTCTACACTTGGACACAGACTGTCTTGTCCACGTGGCCAAGGAAAGAGTCATCAGACCTGTCTGCCTCGGAGGACATCCTTCCGTTCAGCTCCGACTCCGGGATGTGCTGCGAGAACGACTCCGAGGCCGTGACCTCCCTGTCGGAGCCGCTGACTCCGGACAcgtgcagccagggcctgtcCATCGGCCAGGAGCTAGAGCAGGACGAGCAGCCGTGCTCCCTGGCAGAGGCACAGAGCCAGCCCCAGCTCGCCGGGCCCGCCAAGTCCGCAGACAGCATCAAGGACTACGAGCTGTGGCTGGAGATGTGCATTGCTGCCCTGGAGAGGAACGTCTCCGAGGAGGAAGTGGCTCAGGTAGACAAGGCCGTGGATGCCCTGGCTAAGTGGGAAATGTTTACAGGACAGCTGCCTGCTATGAGGAAGGACCTGCCCTTTGCCAGGGACAACACCGGCCTACGGAAAGTCCTTGGAGATAAATTTTCCTCCTTGCGGAGGAAACTGAGTTCCAGAAAACTGTCCAAAGGGGAGTCGTCCCCTCATCGTTGGCGGTGGGAGGACAACTAG